One Archangium violaceum genomic window, TTCAAGGTGCTCGCCAACCTCGGCGTGGACCGCTTCCAGCAGAAGAACAAGCTGTTCTCGCCCAGCACGCTCGCCTTCGAGCTGCCGCTGGACAACCTGCCGGGCACCTCGCTCTTCGCCACCAGCGAGGTCCTCAACCTCAACACCGGCGTGAACCTGGTGCACAACTACCGGCCCCAAAGTGGCATCGTGAACGCCACCACCTCCGCCGGCTTCCAGTACGAGCAGAGCGGCCTGGACACGCTCTACGTCAAGAGCAGCGGGCAGATCGCCGACCAGGAGAACGTGAGCTCCGGCACGCAGCTCCGGGTGCTCCAGAACCGGCAGATGCTGCGCGACCGCGGCTTCTACCTCCAGGAGGAGATGCTGATGCTCGACGAGCGCCTCACCCTCGTGGGCGCCGTGCGTGGCGAGCAGAGCAGTGCCAACGGAGACCCCAACAAGCTCTTCTTCTTCCCCAAGCTCGCCACCGCCTACCGCCTCCAGCCCTTCCACCCGGCGGTGAACGAGTTCAAGGTGCGCCTGGCGTACGGTGAGACGGGCAACCGGCCCACGTACATCCAGAAGTACACGTCCCTGGCCTCCAACAACAACATCGAGGGCCTGCCCGCCATCATCGGTACCGGCGTGGCCGGCTCCAAGGACATCCACCCCGAGCGCCAGCGTGAGTTCGAGGCCGGCGTGGACGCGATGCTCTTCAACGGCAACGCCGTGGTGGAGCTCACCGTCTACCAGCGCAACATCTCCGACCTGCTGCTGCAGCGGACCCTGCCCGGCTCCACCGGCTTCACCACCGAGTACACGAACGGCGGCGAGCTGCGCAACCGCGGCATCGAGGCGATGCTCCAGGTCACCCCGGTGCGCAACACCGACTGGGAGTGGACCTCCAACGCCACCTTCACCCTCAACCGCAGCACGGTCATCTCGCTGCCCGACGGCCCCTTCAACGTCCCCGTCTTCGGCACCAGCCTGGGCGAGTTCCGCCTCGAGGAGGGCTCCAGCGCCACGCAGATCGTCGGCGACGTGATGACGGAGAACGGCCTGGAGCTCAGGAAGATCGGAGACACGGAGCCGGACTTCCGCGTGGGCTTCTCCAACGTGGTGAAGTACAAGGACCTCAGCCTGTCCTTCCTGCTCGACTGGCAGCAGGGCAGCGACATCATCAACCTGACCCGCTTCCTCTACGACGGCAACAAGAACTCGGTGGACTACGAGCGCGGTCTCGAGCGGCAGCAAGCGTGGCTGACCGACGCCTCCGTGTACGTGGAGGACGCCACGTTCCTCAAGCTGCGTGAGGTGACGCTCAGCTACAACCTGCCCCAGCAGTGGCTGGAGAAGATTCCCGCGGCGAAGACGGCCCGCCTCAGCATCAGCGGCCGCAACCTGCTGACCTTCACCAACTACTCGGGGCTGGACCCCGAGGTGAGCAACTTCGGCAACCAGGCCATCACCCGCAACGTCGATGTGGCCCCCTTCCCGCCCAGCCGTAGCTTCTGGACGTCGCTCGACGTGGGGTTCTAGGACCATGAGGATTCGCGACATGAAGAACATGAAGAAGGTGGTCCTGGCGCTGTGCGCCACCGTGGGGCTCGGCGGCTGCGGAGACCTGACGGTTCCCGACCTGAACAACCCCAGCTTCGAGTCGTTCGAGGAGACCCCGACGCGCACGGCCGTGATCAACTCGGCCACGGGCCTGCTCATCGGGACGCGCGCGGTCATGTCCAACCAGAACGGGTACGTGGCCCTCCTGGGCGTGCTCGGGCGCGAGGGCGTCGTGCTGGACTCGGCGGATCCCCGCTACATCGGCGAGATGTTGCAGGGGCCCGGGTTGAACGGGGGGAGCCCCGCCTTCGGCGGCAACTTCTGGAACGCCCCCTACGCCAACATCCGCAACGCCAACACCCTGCTCAACGCCCTGGAGAAGGTGGACGGGGTGAGCGAAGCCGAGAAGAACGCCATCCGTGGCTTCGCGAAGACGATCCAGGCGCTGGACTTCCTGGTCATCATCACCACCCGGGACAAGGCGGGCGCGCCCATCGACGTGAACCGCCCCTTCGGCAGCGAGCTGGCCCCCATCGTGACGAAGGAGGAGGTGTACAGCCACATCGCCAGGCTGCTCGACGAGGCCAAGGCGCACCTGCAGGCCGGCGGGAACGCCTTCCCCTTCCCGCTCAGCAGCGGCTTCAGGGGATTCGACACGCCCGCCAGCTTCCTCGAGTTCAACCGCGCGCTGAAGGCGCGGGTGGACGTGTACCGCGAGGACTGGAGCGGGGCGCTGGCCGACCTGGACGAGTCGTTCCTCGATGAGGCGGCCTCGTTCGACCTGGGCGTGTACCACGCCTTCGGCACCGGCTCCGGTGACGTGAAGAACACGCTCAACGGCCCCAACATCTACGCCAACCCCAGCCTCGTGGCGGACGCGCGCAAGCAGGCGGATGACACCACACCCGACGCCCGCGTGCAGCGCAAGGTGGCCGTGACGACCAAGACGGGCGAGATGCCGGGCGCCCAGTCGGTGTTCAATCTGGCCTTCACCCAGTACAAGTCGGACACCGCGCCCATCCCCATCATCCGCAACGAGGAGCTCATCCTCCTGCGCGCCGAGGCCCGCATCCGGCTGGAGCAGTACGCGGCCGCCAATGAAGACCTCAACATCATCCGGACGCGCTCGGGCAACATTCCCCGGGTGGAAGAGGCGCTGAGTGGCGACGCCGCCATCTCCGAGCTGCTCTACCAGCGCCGCTACTCGCTGCTCTTCGAGGGCGGGCACCGGTGGATCGACATGCGCCGCTACGGAAAGCTGGAGGAGCTGCGCCAGGAGGATCCCGCGGGCATGGACTTCACCGTCCACGATCACTTCCCCATCCCGAAGTCCGAGACGGACGCGCGTCAGTAGTCCCCTCGTCGTTCCCCGGTGACGGGAGCGGGGCCATCCCGGGTTCCGCTCCCGCACTCCGGGTCGGGGTACACTGGGGCCCCCATGAGCGGCCCCATCCTCGGCATCGACTTCGGCACGACCAACACGGCGGCGGCGTTCTTCGACCGTCAGGGCAAGCTCAGGCTCGTCCCCATCTCGGAGAAGAACTTCATCCTCCCGTCCGTGGCCTGGTACCACTCCACGGACAAGGCCCTCGTCGGCCTCGCCGCGCGCCGGCAGATCATCGACGATCCGCGCCACACCCTCTTCGGCACCAAGCGCTTCCTCGGCCGGCGCTACCAGTCCGAGTTCGTCCAGCGGCACCGCGAGCGCTTCGCCTTCAACCTGATGGAGGGCCCGGATGGCTACTGCGCCGTGAAGGTGTATGGCCGGGTGGCGCCGCTCAACGAGGTGGCCTGGTTCATCATCCGGCAGGTGCTCACGCTGGCCAACCACGCCGCGGGCGAGCCCTTCACCGAGTGCGTGCTCACCGTGCCGGCCCACGCAAGCATCCGCCAGCGCGAGGCGGTGCGCCACGCGGCCGAGCGCGCCGGCCTGAAGGTGCGCGCCATCATCAACGAGCCCACCGCCGCGGCGCTCTACTACGCCAACCTGCGCAGCCCCGAGCAGACGGTGATGGTGTTCGACCTGGGCGGCGGCACCTTCGACGCCACGCTCATGTCCGTGCGCAACCGGGTGGTGAAGGTGATGGCCACCGGCGGCGACGCCTTCCTCGGCGGCGCCAACTTCGACGAGTGCATCGTCGAGCACCTGGTGGAGGAGTTCCGCCAGCAACACGGCGTGGAGCTGCGCGGCAACAAGGTCGTCATGCAGCGGCTCGTCTTCGCCGCCGAGTCGGTGAAGATTCAACTCTCCCGGGCCGAGGTGGCGGACATGCGCGTGCCCTGCATCGCGCAGGGGTCGGACGGCGGCTTCCTGGACTTCCAGTTCCGCCTCACCCGCAAGCGGCTGGAGGAGATGACCTCCCGGCTCATCGATCGCACCGTGTCCGCGTGCGACGACGTGCTGGAGCGCGCGGGCCTGAAGGCGGCCCAGGTGGATGAGCTGGTGCTGGTGGGCGGCCAGACGCGCATGCCCGCCCTGCGCGAGCGCCTCTCGCACTTCCGCCGCTTCTCCTCGGAGAAGGACGTGCACCCGGAGCTGGGCGTGGCCGTGGGCGCCGCCATCCTCGGCCGCAACCTGTCGCGGCCCGGCGGCACCGGGTTGATGGACGTGGTGCCCATGCCCCTGAGCGTCATGCTCCCCGGCGGCGCCACGCACGAGGTCATCCCCGCCAACACCCCCGTGCCCTGCCGCAAGGCCGTGTCCCTCGTGGGTCTGCCTCCGGGCACCACGCCCGTCCCCGTGCTCGTCTTCGAGTCGCTGGACACCACCAGCGTGGACCGCGAAATCCTCGGCACCCTTCAGGTGGGCCCCGAGTGGCGCACCGGCCGCGGCGGCCCTCCCCGGCTCGAGCTGCACATGGGACAGGACTTCGTGCTCGAGGCCTTCCTCGTCGCGCCCGACGGCCGCCTCTTCCCCGCTCCCATCGCGGATGCCAGGCCTCAAATGAGAGTGCCCCGGGCCGCGGCCTCCTGACGGGCCACGGCTCCGGGGCGGGGATTCAACCCGGGGTGACGGGTACCCTCACCCCGTCCCTCTCCCGAAGGGAGAGGGGGGGTCTTCGCTCACTGCACCGTGAAGATCAGGTCGTCGCGGTCATCGTACGAGCCCGTGCTGCACGTGGACGCGGAGCCGTTGTAGCGGAAGTTCGCGCGGATGGCCTGCAGGCTCCCCGTGGGCAACGTGTACGTGGCGGAGATCGTCGTCGCACCCTTGCTGCCCGGCTTGTACGAGCCGATGAGCTTCCACGACGGGTTGCTGGCGCTCGCCGAGTAGTAGAGGTCCAGCGTGTCCGCCGTGGTGGAGTAGGCCCACACCGTGGCCTCCACCTTCACCTGCTTGCCGGCGGCCAGGTTCGTCCCGTCCGTCGTGGTCACCTTGAGGCGGTCGTTCGACTCGTCCGAGTGGTAGGAGCCCGAGGTCCCATCCGTGCACGTGCCGTTGATGGTGTTGGGCTTGTTCGTCTCGGGGCCCACGCCACCGCGGCCATTGAGCAGCGTGCCCGAGTCGCAACCCGCCCCCGCGGCCGCGCACTTGGGCGCCTTCAGCGTCGCGTCATAGGTGGCGGTGTTGATGGTGCCCCCCCCACCCCCACCATCCGAGCCCCCACCCGTCGGCGGCGGGGTGTTGCCCGTCGTCGCGCCCTTGGCCACCTCGCCCAGGAAGGCCGCGGCCAGCTTCGCGAACTTCACCGAGTTGTTCGCGTTGCCGGACGTCACCGACAGGGTGTCGCTCGAGGTGTGGATGTTCGGATTGTCCGAGCTCAGCGTCCCCTCGAAGGGCATCACGGCCGGGTAGCCCGCGCTGTTCCACGAGGCGTGGTCCGAGCAGCCGTAGCCGCACGTGAAGCGGGTGTACGTCATCCCCGGCAGGTACGTGGTGATGAGGCTGGTGGTGAAGGAGGTCAGCGACTCGTTGGTGTTGTCCGTCACCATGCCGAAATCGTAGGTGGAGCCCTTGTAGTTGGTCATGTCCAGCTGCAACACGCCCACCACGTTCGCCATGCTGCTCTTGTGCTGGTTGGCGATGTCCGCCGAGCCCTTCAGGCCGATCTCCTCGGCGGCATAGGCCATGAACTTCACCGTACGCGCCGGCTTGTAGCCACTGGCCATGGCCACCCGGAAGGCCTCGGTGAGCGAGGCCACGCCCGAGGCATCGTCATCCGCGCCCGGCGCGGCGTAGGAGGAGCCGTTGGTGTTGATGGAGTCCAGGTGGCCTCCAATCACCACCACCTCGTCGGGCAACGTGGTGCCCTTGATGGTGGCGATGACGGACGGCTGCGGAGAGACGCTGCTGGGGTGCGCGTGGAACGCCACCGTGACGTCGGTCCGCCCGTTGGCGATGGTGGTCCACTGGTCCTTCAGCCACGTGGCCGCGTCGATACCCGACTGCAGGTTGTAACGGCGCGACGTCCAGTTCGTCGACAGCGAGTTGATGGTGTTGCGGATGTTGATTTCCTGCACCCCCGCCATCATCGCGTTCACCGACGGACCGTTGTTGATGTTGTAGCTGATCGCCGCCGCCAGGGCCTGCGGCGGCGCGCTGGCGCTCTCCACCTCCGCCAGGGCCTTCTCCTCCGAGTCATGGGCGACGAAGCCCGCGCACCGGTGGAGCTTGTCGTGCATCACGCCCGCGAGCTTGTCGATCTGCGACTCGCGGATGCGCAGCGCCGCCACGCCCCCCTTCTCGCGCAGCGAGGCCGACAGCGCCACGCCCTGCGCCTTGAACGAAGCACGTACCGTGGGCAGCGCGTCCGTCCCGATGGTGATCCACACGTCCTTGTCCTGCTGGGGGGCCTCCGCGAACGCGGGGGTGGAACACACGAGCCACACGGCGATCGGCCCGAACTTCCTCGTACCCATGGGATTCTCCTCGGCACTGGTGCTTCTTCGTGGGGGCTTGCCCGAACCCGATAGCTCCGGTTCGCGCGAAAGGCGGTCTTATCCACCAACACGAGAACTTATCGCCGACGAGGGAGGTTAGGAAATAACATAAATTGTAGAACTACAAACGATACCTCCTTGGAGCCCCGCCGAGCGCTGTCGCCCTCGAAGCCCACCGGGAGCATGCACCCCAGGGGCGGGGGCATTCGTGGTAGCAAGGCGGTCACGGGCCGGTCCGCGCGGAGGACTTCCCCTTCCCCGGCACCGCGACAAGGTTTCAAGGATGCAGGCAGGTGAGCCGCTCTTCGTTCATCCCGGGCTGAAGGTACGTCCGTGCGAGTGGGGTTACGGCGTCTTCACGGACCAGGCCATCCCCGAGGGCGCTGTCATCGAGGAGTGCCACTACCTCAAGGTGCCCTTCCGCTCGGTGCGCAGCTCGATCGTCACGGACTACGTGTTCAACATCGAGTGGGGCCCGCACGAAGAGGACCGGGGCGGCGAGTGGGTGGCGATCGTGATGGGCTTCGGGATGATCTACAACCACGCGCAGGAGCCCAACGTGTCGTACTACCGGGGCTACCAGCGGGGGGAGGCGCCCAAGGACGTCTTCACCTTCTACGCGCTGCGTGACATCGAGCCGGGCGAGCAGCTGTGCATCAGCTACGGCGAGAACTGGTGGAAGACGCGCGGCCAGGACATGCCCTGAGCCGGAAGCCCGCTTGCTTGTCGCTGCGTCGAGGCACGTGACATAAAACGGTGCATGCGCATCGGACGTCTCGGTCTCGTGGGTGTGGCCACGCTGGTGGCCTCGTGCGGTGGGAAGGAGTTCCGCGTCGGAGGAACGATCAGCGGGCTCTCCGGCGGTATCACCCTCCAGCTCAACGGGCAGGAAGACCTCACCCGGGAGGCGGACGGACCGTTCTCGTTCGAGACCCGTGTCGAGGATGGGGAGGACTACGCGGTGACGGTGGCCACCGCGCCTCCCGAGCAGGACTGCACCGTCGAGGGGGGAACGGGGAAGGTGGCCGGCGCGGACGTGGGCTCGGTCCAGGTGCGCTGCGCGGCGAGGACGTACTCGCTCGGCGGCACGGTGGAGGGCCTGGACGGGACGCTCGAGCTGAGCCTCGGCGGCGAGACGCTCCGGGTCACCACGAATGGCCGCTACACCTTCGCGACGAAGCTGCCCCGGGGCGGCACGTACACGGTGGGCGTGGCCTCGCAGCCCGCGAACCAGCGCTGCTCCGTGTCGAACGGGAGCGGGACGGTGGCGGGCAACGTGGAGGACCTCTCGGTCCGGTGCGTCCACTGGTACGTGCTGGACAACCATCA contains:
- a CDS encoding SusC/RagA family TonB-linked outer membrane protein; protein product: MTLKQALISGCALALLSVEARAQEQGTAAPQPEAAPAEQPAATVIPAPANTRKITGKVLDALTNDGLPLTRVIIKGTTKGVETELDGTFTLDVPKGPVTLLFSSQDHKEREVTVGANRNDVTVSLDATFVEEMVVVGRASELARKNLANSVASVNTEELNRAPAATVDQALQGKVAGANIQSNSGAPGGGMQLKLRGVSTINGSSAPLYVVDGVIISDVAIASGVYQLTESVRGSNPSATQDNQVNRIADLNPNDIESIEVLKGASAAAIYGSKASNGVVIITTKKGKAGAPKVDVTQRVGMYSLSNTLGSRVFRTREEVVERYGEEVAAQYWTGKTFDQEKLLAGRRDLSYETLASVSGTAGDTRYFASAMVKDDKGIIENTGYQKQSFRLNLGQKLGSDIEVNANANLVHTLGNRGLTNNDNTNITYYMALASTPNFVDLRAQDGIYPANPFVSSRANPLQTAALMQNDEDVWRLLGSADATWTAYKSETQSFKVLANLGVDRFQQKNKLFSPSTLAFELPLDNLPGTSLFATSEVLNLNTGVNLVHNYRPQSGIVNATTSAGFQYEQSGLDTLYVKSSGQIADQENVSSGTQLRVLQNRQMLRDRGFYLQEEMLMLDERLTLVGAVRGEQSSANGDPNKLFFFPKLATAYRLQPFHPAVNEFKVRLAYGETGNRPTYIQKYTSLASNNNIEGLPAIIGTGVAGSKDIHPERQREFEAGVDAMLFNGNAVVELTVYQRNISDLLLQRTLPGSTGFTTEYTNGGELRNRGIEAMLQVTPVRNTDWEWTSNATFTLNRSTVISLPDGPFNVPVFGTSLGEFRLEEGSSATQIVGDVMTENGLELRKIGDTEPDFRVGFSNVVKYKDLSLSFLLDWQQGSDIINLTRFLYDGNKNSVDYERGLERQQAWLTDASVYVEDATFLKLREVTLSYNLPQQWLEKIPAAKTARLSISGRNLLTFTNYSGLDPEVSNFGNQAITRNVDVAPFPPSRSFWTSLDVGF
- a CDS encoding SET domain-containing protein-lysine N-methyltransferase produces the protein MQAGEPLFVHPGLKVRPCEWGYGVFTDQAIPEGAVIEECHYLKVPFRSVRSSIVTDYVFNIEWGPHEEDRGGEWVAIVMGFGMIYNHAQEPNVSYYRGYQRGEAPKDVFTFYALRDIEPGEQLCISYGENWWKTRGQDMP
- a CDS encoding RagB/SusD family nutrient uptake outer membrane protein — its product is MKNMKKVVLALCATVGLGGCGDLTVPDLNNPSFESFEETPTRTAVINSATGLLIGTRAVMSNQNGYVALLGVLGREGVVLDSADPRYIGEMLQGPGLNGGSPAFGGNFWNAPYANIRNANTLLNALEKVDGVSEAEKNAIRGFAKTIQALDFLVIITTRDKAGAPIDVNRPFGSELAPIVTKEEVYSHIARLLDEAKAHLQAGGNAFPFPLSSGFRGFDTPASFLEFNRALKARVDVYREDWSGALADLDESFLDEAASFDLGVYHAFGTGSGDVKNTLNGPNIYANPSLVADARKQADDTTPDARVQRKVAVTTKTGEMPGAQSVFNLAFTQYKSDTAPIPIIRNEELILLRAEARIRLEQYAAANEDLNIIRTRSGNIPRVEEALSGDAAISELLYQRRYSLLFEGGHRWIDMRRYGKLEELRQEDPAGMDFTVHDHFPIPKSETDARQ
- a CDS encoding Hsp70 family protein, with translation MSGPILGIDFGTTNTAAAFFDRQGKLRLVPISEKNFILPSVAWYHSTDKALVGLAARRQIIDDPRHTLFGTKRFLGRRYQSEFVQRHRERFAFNLMEGPDGYCAVKVYGRVAPLNEVAWFIIRQVLTLANHAAGEPFTECVLTVPAHASIRQREAVRHAAERAGLKVRAIINEPTAAALYYANLRSPEQTVMVFDLGGGTFDATLMSVRNRVVKVMATGGDAFLGGANFDECIVEHLVEEFRQQHGVELRGNKVVMQRLVFAAESVKIQLSRAEVADMRVPCIAQGSDGGFLDFQFRLTRKRLEEMTSRLIDRTVSACDDVLERAGLKAAQVDELVLVGGQTRMPALRERLSHFRRFSSEKDVHPELGVAVGAAILGRNLSRPGGTGLMDVVPMPLSVMLPGGATHEVIPANTPVPCRKAVSLVGLPPGTTPVPVLVFESLDTTSVDREILGTLQVGPEWRTGRGGPPRLELHMGQDFVLEAFLVAPDGRLFPAPIADARPQMRVPRAAAS
- a CDS encoding M20/M25/M40 family metallo-hydrolase — protein: MGTRKFGPIAVWLVCSTPAFAEAPQQDKDVWITIGTDALPTVRASFKAQGVALSASLREKGGVAALRIRESQIDKLAGVMHDKLHRCAGFVAHDSEEKALAEVESASAPPQALAAAISYNINNGPSVNAMMAGVQEINIRNTINSLSTNWTSRRYNLQSGIDAATWLKDQWTTIANGRTDVTVAFHAHPSSVSPQPSVIATIKGTTLPDEVVVIGGHLDSINTNGSSYAAPGADDDASGVASLTEAFRVAMASGYKPARTVKFMAYAAEEIGLKGSADIANQHKSSMANVVGVLQLDMTNYKGSTYDFGMVTDNTNESLTSFTTSLITTYLPGMTYTRFTCGYGCSDHASWNSAGYPAVMPFEGTLSSDNPNIHTSSDTLSVTSGNANNSVKFAKLAAAFLGEVAKGATTGNTPPPTGGGSDGGGGGGTINTATYDATLKAPKCAAAGAGCDSGTLLNGRGGVGPETNKPNTINGTCTDGTSGSYHSDESNDRLKVTTTDGTNLAAGKQVKVEATVWAYSTTADTLDLYYSASASNPSWKLIGSYKPGSKGATTISATYTLPTGSLQAIRANFRYNGSASTCSTGSYDDRDDLIFTVQ